A window of the Gemmatirosa kalamazoonensis genome harbors these coding sequences:
- a CDS encoding M14 family zinc carboxypeptidase, with translation MSDVAPVYYVTGTIHSTESGAPTALMELAYRLAVDESPYVKNIRDHVVTLITPIVEVDGRDRMVDLFRWHMAHPNDTWPNLLYWGHYVAHDNNRDAMAMTLKLSQNVMNTFVGWKAQVLHDLHESGSFLYDNTVGDGPYNAWLDPLLTNEWQMLGWNNVQEMTRLGMPGVYTHGNFDTWSPGYLMFMAATHNGISRLYETFGNGGTAETVERTLSPDETARTWFRQNPPLPHVMWSLRNNNNYEQTGLLVSLSYFANNRQQFLQNFWEKSKRSIAKARTEGPAAYVLPADERRPGAQAELLRVMQKQHVEITRATAPFTVAVPTRRAARGAGSVERGAGSDSGRSALSAPRSALARSTETREFPAGSYIIRMDQPYSRIADALLDYQYWSPNDPQKTPYDDTGWTFPEGFAVATVRVTDPRVLDVPATPVTDTVRATGGVTGAGPVVAIDANGDVALATLRYKLKGADIQAAEEPFESGGKRFARGAFLVRNVAGADLDRALQTLGLRGTALASAPDVKTHAVRAARVAILHTWISTQTEGWWRQAFDAHEIPYDYISTQEIAKTPNLAAKYDVILFPPAGGSGQQIIDGLPMWRNPMPWKVTPETPNLTAFAQTDDIRPGLGWQGMANLQTFVQNGGVLVTSVNTADFATQYGLAQGVTMNHPRRGTVTGSLLRTRLVDDASPITYGVADGLAVYSDAGESFTVSNGRGGRGGRFAGLGGQRETGRGTADDPDVPQGRPTLDARNAAPTPERTEPWQGGTVTGDMLRNPTYLIPPDQRPRVALRFSEQRDLLASGLLDGGSDIAQRPAVVDVPVRKGHVVLFANNPVYRGETIGSYPLVLNAMLHWDNLNAGRKLDPR, from the coding sequence GTGAGCGACGTGGCGCCGGTGTACTACGTCACCGGCACCATCCACTCCACCGAGAGCGGCGCGCCGACCGCGCTCATGGAGCTCGCGTACCGGCTCGCCGTGGACGAGAGCCCGTACGTGAAGAACATCCGCGACCACGTCGTCACGCTCATCACGCCGATCGTCGAGGTGGACGGGCGCGACCGCATGGTGGACCTGTTCCGCTGGCACATGGCCCACCCGAACGATACGTGGCCGAACCTGCTGTACTGGGGCCACTACGTCGCGCACGACAACAACCGCGACGCGATGGCGATGACGCTCAAGCTGTCGCAGAACGTGATGAACACGTTCGTCGGGTGGAAGGCGCAGGTGCTGCACGACCTCCACGAGTCGGGCTCGTTCCTCTACGACAACACCGTCGGCGACGGCCCGTACAACGCGTGGCTCGACCCGCTGCTCACGAACGAGTGGCAGATGCTCGGCTGGAACAACGTGCAGGAGATGACCCGGCTCGGCATGCCCGGCGTCTACACGCACGGCAACTTCGACACGTGGTCGCCGGGCTACCTCATGTTCATGGCGGCGACGCACAACGGCATCAGCCGCCTGTACGAGACGTTCGGCAACGGCGGCACCGCGGAGACGGTGGAGCGCACGCTGTCGCCCGACGAGACGGCGCGCACGTGGTTCCGCCAGAACCCGCCGCTGCCGCACGTCATGTGGTCGCTCCGCAACAACAACAACTACGAGCAGACCGGCCTCCTCGTCTCGCTCTCCTACTTCGCGAACAATCGGCAGCAGTTCCTGCAGAACTTCTGGGAGAAGAGCAAGCGCTCGATCGCGAAGGCGCGCACCGAGGGGCCAGCGGCGTACGTCCTGCCGGCCGACGAGCGGCGCCCCGGCGCGCAGGCCGAGCTCCTTCGCGTGATGCAGAAGCAGCACGTCGAGATCACGCGCGCGACGGCGCCGTTCACTGTGGCCGTACCGACAAGGCGTGCCGCACGCGGAGCGGGGAGCGTGGAGCGGGGAGCTGGGAGCGACAGCGGTCGCTCCGCGCTCTCCGCTCCACGCTCCGCGCTCGCTCGATCGACGGAGACGCGTGAGTTTCCCGCGGGGAGCTACATCATTCGGATGGACCAGCCGTACAGCCGCATCGCCGACGCGCTGCTCGACTACCAGTACTGGAGCCCGAACGACCCGCAGAAGACGCCGTACGACGACACCGGGTGGACGTTCCCGGAGGGGTTCGCCGTCGCAACGGTGCGGGTGACCGATCCCAGGGTGCTCGACGTGCCGGCGACGCCGGTGACCGACACGGTGCGCGCGACGGGTGGCGTGACGGGCGCCGGCCCCGTGGTGGCGATCGACGCGAACGGCGACGTCGCGCTCGCGACACTGCGCTACAAGCTCAAGGGCGCTGACATCCAGGCGGCCGAGGAGCCGTTCGAGAGCGGCGGCAAGCGGTTCGCGCGCGGGGCGTTCCTGGTGCGCAACGTGGCGGGCGCGGATCTCGACCGCGCGCTGCAGACGTTAGGCCTCCGCGGCACGGCGCTCGCCTCCGCGCCCGACGTCAAGACGCACGCGGTGCGCGCGGCGCGCGTGGCGATCCTGCACACGTGGATCTCGACGCAGACCGAAGGGTGGTGGCGGCAGGCGTTCGACGCGCACGAGATCCCGTACGACTACATCTCGACGCAGGAGATCGCGAAGACGCCGAACCTCGCCGCGAAGTACGACGTGATCCTGTTCCCGCCGGCCGGCGGCAGCGGGCAGCAGATCATCGACGGGCTCCCGATGTGGCGCAACCCGATGCCGTGGAAGGTCACGCCGGAGACGCCGAACCTCACCGCGTTCGCGCAGACCGACGACATCCGCCCGGGGCTCGGCTGGCAGGGGATGGCGAACCTGCAGACGTTCGTGCAGAACGGCGGCGTGCTCGTGACGTCGGTGAACACGGCCGACTTCGCGACGCAGTACGGCCTCGCGCAGGGCGTGACGATGAACCACCCGCGTCGCGGCACGGTCACGGGCAGCCTGCTGCGCACGCGGCTCGTCGACGACGCGAGCCCGATCACGTACGGCGTCGCCGACGGCCTGGCGGTGTACAGCGACGCCGGCGAGAGCTTCACGGTGTCGAACGGGCGCGGTGGACGCGGCGGCCGGTTCGCGGGGCTGGGTGGCCAGCGCGAGACGGGCCGCGGCACCGCCGACGATCCGGACGTGCCGCAGGGGCGTCCGACGCTCGACGCGCGCAACGCGGCGCCGACGCCGGAGCGTACGGAGCCGTGGCAGGGCGGCACGGTGACGGGCGACATGCTCCGCAACCCGACGTACCTCATCCCGCCCGACCAGCGCCCGCGCGTCGCGCTCCGCTTCAGCGAGCAGCGCGACCTGCTC
- a CDS encoding SemiSWEET family sugar transporter yields the protein MDGDGKGETEASERYNAGRAGSAGRSSPGARRLHCPGPPQRLTTLRRSTILAAYVGYAAGFLTVASYVPQVVRTWRTKETKDLSYGMFGLLVTAAALWITYGALSSQWPVIATNVGCGVLNVAILAAKIRFR from the coding sequence ATGGATGGGGACGGGAAGGGGGAGACGGAGGCGTCCGAAAGGTACAACGCGGGCCGCGCGGGTTCCGCTGGGCGCTCGTCGCCCGGGGCCCGCCGGTTGCACTGTCCCGGCCCGCCCCAGCGCCTAACCACACTCCGGAGGTCCACCATCCTCGCTGCCTACGTCGGATACGCCGCCGGCTTCCTGACCGTCGCGTCGTACGTGCCACAGGTCGTCCGTACGTGGAGGACGAAGGAGACGAAGGACCTCTCGTACGGCATGTTCGGATTGCTCGTGACCGCGGCCGCGCTGTGGATCACCTACGGCGCGCTCTCGTCGCAGTGGCCCGTGATCGCGACGAACGTGGGGTGCGGGGTCCTCAACGTCGCGATCCTCGCGGCCAAGATCCGCTTCCGCTGA
- a CDS encoding phosphatase PAP2 family protein, whose translation MPLSTAALSDIEYLPPRISRALLGALGAGLATVAATGALTVLRGDDGRALDVPLGRRLRGGRPRGRPSPVERLLDALAGREESLAVAAAVALLLGRRHGAAALALVASTFGVHAAHRALRLAVDRPRPLLARLAGKRTPSFPSGHAARAAALFGTLAHVAARDRVAPGAVTYPVAIGLAAAAGLARVKRGRHWTTDVVGGLGLGVAAAAAGAIWYDERRKG comes from the coding sequence ATGCCGCTCAGCACCGCCGCGCTCTCCGACATCGAATACCTCCCGCCGCGCATCTCGCGCGCGCTGCTCGGCGCGCTCGGCGCGGGCCTCGCGACGGTGGCAGCGACCGGCGCGCTCACCGTGCTGCGTGGCGACGACGGCCGCGCGCTCGACGTGCCGCTCGGCCGACGCCTGCGTGGCGGGCGCCCGCGCGGACGCCCGTCGCCGGTGGAGCGGCTGCTCGACGCGCTCGCGGGCCGCGAGGAGAGCCTCGCCGTGGCCGCCGCCGTCGCGCTCCTCCTCGGGCGTCGGCACGGCGCCGCGGCGCTCGCGCTCGTCGCGAGCACGTTCGGCGTGCACGCGGCGCACCGCGCGCTCCGTCTCGCCGTCGACCGCCCACGGCCGCTCCTCGCGCGGCTCGCCGGCAAGCGCACGCCGAGCTTCCCGAGCGGCCACGCCGCGCGCGCCGCGGCGCTGTTCGGCACACTCGCCCACGTCGCGGCGCGCGATCGGGTCGCGCCGGGCGCGGTGACGTATCCGGTCGCGATCGGGCTCGCCGCCGCGGCGGGGCTCGCCCGCGTGAAGCGGGGGCGGCACTGGACGACGGACGTGGTGGGCGGGCTCGGGCTCGGCGTGGCCGCGGCGGCGGCCGGGGCGATCTGGTACGACGAGCGGCGGAAGGGCTGA
- a CDS encoding winged helix DNA-binding domain-containing protein, protein MTADDVARRRLAAQHLARPRLADPAAVVAALGAVQAQDYPAAKWALGQRTTGATDADVERAFADGAILRTHVLRPTWHFVAPTDIRWMLALTGPRVHQANAGRYRELELDDATRRRADAVLGRALADGAHRTRTELAAALRRARIDPAGQRMAHLLMHAELNAVICSGARRGKQFTYALLDTRAPGAARALDRDEALARLATLYFGARGPATAHDFAWWSGLTIADARRGAGAAGLAAELIDGRTHWMSDAPMTRATRRPTAHLLPNYDELFVGFRDRSAALDRVASVARAAATTSVMRHVVEIGGEIVGGWTRTLGRSAVVVALDLLAPLTDAERGAVEAAVRRYGTFLGQRAVVA, encoded by the coding sequence GTGACCGCCGACGACGTCGCACGGCGCCGGCTCGCCGCACAGCACCTCGCGCGGCCGCGCCTCGCCGACCCCGCAGCCGTCGTCGCCGCGTTAGGCGCGGTGCAGGCGCAGGACTACCCCGCGGCGAAGTGGGCGCTCGGCCAGCGCACGACGGGCGCGACCGACGCGGACGTGGAGCGCGCGTTCGCCGACGGCGCGATCCTCCGCACGCACGTGCTGCGACCCACGTGGCACTTCGTGGCGCCGACCGACATCCGATGGATGCTCGCGCTCACGGGACCGCGCGTGCACCAGGCGAATGCGGGACGGTACCGCGAGCTGGAGCTCGACGACGCGACGCGCCGCCGAGCGGACGCGGTGCTCGGACGCGCGCTCGCGGACGGGGCACACCGCACGCGCACCGAGCTCGCGGCCGCGCTGCGGCGCGCGCGGATCGATCCGGCGGGCCAGCGCATGGCACACCTGCTGATGCACGCGGAGCTGAACGCCGTGATCTGCAGCGGCGCGCGGCGCGGCAAGCAGTTCACCTACGCGCTGCTCGACACGCGCGCTCCGGGCGCGGCGCGGGCACTCGACCGCGATGAGGCGCTCGCGCGGCTCGCGACGCTGTACTTCGGTGCGCGCGGGCCGGCGACGGCGCACGACTTCGCGTGGTGGTCGGGCCTAACGATCGCCGACGCGCGGCGGGGGGCCGGCGCGGCCGGTCTCGCGGCAGAGCTCATCGACGGCCGCACGCACTGGATGTCGGACGCGCCGATGACGCGCGCGACGCGACGCCCCACGGCGCACCTGCTCCCGAACTACGACGAGCTCTTCGTCGGCTTCCGCGACCGCAGCGCGGCGCTGGACCGCGTCGCGTCCGTCGCGCGCGCGGCGGCGACGACCTCGGTGATGCGGCACGTGGTGGAGATCGGCGGGGAGATCGTCGGCGGGTGGACGCGCACGCTCGGCCGATCGGCGGTCGTCGTCGCGCTGGACCTGCTCGCGCCGCTCACGGACGCGGAGCGCGGCGCGGTGGAGGCGGCGGTGCGGCGCTACGGCACGTTCCTCGGCCAGCGGGCGGTCGTCGCGTAG